TTTCGGGCCCGGTTGGGTACAAAATCCAGGTCGCATTCCAGGTCTGGGGTTTCATAATTAACGGTGGGGGGAATAAAGCTGTTTTCCATGGCCAGCAGGCAGGCAATAAATTCCACCGCCCCGGCCGCGCCCAAAAGGTGTCCGGTCATTGATTTGGTTGAACTCACCGGCAGGGAGTAAGCATGAGTACCAAAAACCTGCTTGATACTGAGTGTTTCATTACGGTCGTTCAGTAGTGTGGATGTTCCGTGGGCATTTAAATAGTCAACATCCGCCGGCGAAACTCCGCCCTCCGAAAGGGCAAGGCTCATGGCCCCGGCACCTCCCCTGCCGTCCGGGTCGGGAGCAGTAATATGGTAGGCGTCACAGGTTAAACCATACCCGGTAATTTCACCATATATGGTTGCATCCCGGTTTAGAGCGTGCTGTAGTGTTTCCAGCACCACCATTCCGGCCCCTTCGCCCATTACATAGCCGTCCCGGTTTTTATCAAAGGGGCGGCTGGCCTTTTGCGGGCTTTCATTGAGGGTGGACATGGCCCTGGAGGCACAGGTACCGGCAAAAATTAGCGGTGAAAGGGGGGCTTCGGTGCCCCCGGCTATGATTACATCCGCATCTCCCCGCTGCAGAACGCGAAATGCGTTGCCGATAACCGCGCTGCCCGAGGCGCAGGCCACCATCACCGTACCGGAAGGGCCCTGAGCACCGGCCATACCGGCAACAACGGAGGTAGCGGCATTGGGGAAACAATATAGAAAAGGATATGTACTTGTAGAACCGGGTTGCAAGTCTTCTAAAGAACCCGCCTGTGTTTCAAACTCCTCCAAGGCGGCTATCCCTCCCCTGCTGGTTCCCATAAACACTCCCATTCGCTGCCGGTCTTCTTTTTCCGTGTTCAGCCCGGCATCAGCAATAGCCTCGGAGGCGGCGCCCAGGGCAAATTGACAGAACCCGGGCATCCGGCCGGCCATTTCCGCATCCATATATTTATCTGCCTTAAAATCTTTAACTTCTGCCGCTATGCCGGTCCGATACCCCGAAGCATCAAACCGCGTGAGTTTATCTACGCCCACCTTCCCCTTTTCCAGGGCTGTCCGGAAATTGTTTTTACCGGTGCCAATGGGCGATATAACCCCTAATCCGGTCACAACCACCCGGTTTTGCATATGCTACTTACACCACCCGGCAGTCAACGTTGAAGACCTGGCCCGAAATATAGCCCGCCTCTTCGGAAGTAAGGAAATTAACCATGTTAGCCACATCCTGCGGGCTCCCGGGACGGCCTGAGGGAATATGTGCCAGTATTCTTTCCCTGGCCCCGGCAGACAGTTTTGCGGTCATGTCGGTTTCAGTGAAACAGGGAACCACCACGTTAACCTTTATGTCCCAGCGGGCTAGCTCCAGGGCCAGCGACTTGCTGAAGGCAATAACACCGGCCTTTGCCGCGGCGTAATTGGACTGGCCCATTTGCCCTTTTTGTCCCACCACCGAAGCTATGTTGATTACGCGCCCCCGGCACTGTTTCTGCATTGTTTTCAGGACGGCTTTAGTACAGTTGAAGACACCTTTTAAGTTGGTGTTTATCACTTGATCCCAGTCATCTTCCGTCATCCTGGCCAGCAGGGCGTCCCGGGCAATACCGGCATTGTTTACCAGCACATCTATGCGCCCCCACTCTTCCTTAACCCGGCTTATCATTTCCGCAACATCACCGGAAAGGAAAACATCGGCCCGGCAGGGTAAAGCCTTTATCTTATACCGAGAGGTAACCTCCTGTGCCAGTTGATTAGCTGCCTGGCTGCTGTTTTTATAATTTATGACCACATTAAACCCGCCGGCGGCCAGCTTATGTACAATGGCCGCTCCTATACCACGGGCGCCACCTGTTACCAGAGCCACTTGAGAGTGGTTTTCCATTACCGGTCACCCCATCTTTTACTCAAATTAAGGCAAATAAAATATCTGCTTTGGCCACTAAAACATCTCTCACCAGCGCCCGGCATTTTCTTTTGCCGATATTCCCTTTAATCTTCGTTACTTCGGCTTCCAGGCGGATTTCATCTCCTGCCGCCACATCTCTCATAAAAGCAGCTTCGTTAATTCCGGCCAGAAGGGTGCTTTTGCCCCGGTACAGAGGGTGACTTAAAAAGGCCACCGCCCCCACCTGGGCCATGGCTTCCAAAACCAGTGCCCTGGGTAATACTTGTTTGCCACCCGGCCCGTCCTGCAAGAAAAATTCGCCGGCGGAAACCCGTTTGTGTCCCACGGCCCAGCTGCCGGGTATTAGCTCACTTATCCCTTCCACCAGCAGGAAAGGGTAACGGTGAGGGATTATGCCTTCAATTTCCCTTACATCCATGGTTATCCCCCTCGGGCCCGGGAAGGGACATCTTTTCCCAATTGATTCCCGCCCCCACCAGTTCGGTTATCCGGCCCGGTTTATATGTATCAACATCTAAATCAGCATCATAAGGAATGATTCCCACCACCGGGACTCCGGATAACTCTTCAATTAAACCCGGGTTGGTTTTCTCCGCCGGGCCGGCTTCACTTTCATTGAGCCCGTTGATGATAATTCCGGCCACCTGAATGTCCCTGGATTTAGCGTATTCTATAGTGAGCAGGGTATGGTTTACCGTCCCCAGGCCGGGTCTAGCCACAATCAAAACCGGCAGGTTAAGCATCTTTACCAGGTCAGCCATCAAAAACCTGCCCGTTACCGGCACCATGATTCCGCCGGCCCCTTCCACCAGCATAAACCGGTGCCGCTTGCATAATTCCCGGTAGGCATGGTCTATTTTATGTACTTCAATATTAACCCCGGAAATCTGGGCGGCTATGGATGGGGCCAGAGGCGGTTCCAACCGGTAGGGGCTCACCAATTCCACGGGATCACTTATTTCAGCCACTATCATGGTAAACAGGGCGTCAACGGAAACCAGGCCGTTACAGGTTTTTTCACTTCCTGTCTGCACGGGTTTCATAATGCCCACGTCAAACCCTCTTTGTTTAAGGTTGGCCGCCAGCCCCGCAGTACAGGCCGTCTTCCCCACACCGGTGTCGGTACCGGTAATAAAGAAACCCCGCATTTTTTATTTCCTCCTTGCGTTTTATTTTCTCTTCCGAAGATCGTTAACCATGAATACAACAAGGTTTACAATTAAGATATAAATAACCTTTAAAAATTCTACCAGACTCTTACAGCATTGTAAACCTTAAAACATATAAGGTTTACATTGAAAGGGTGCTTAAGCCCCCTTTTATTAAAGACTATCGCCCTTAGGAATTTATTGATTCTGCCACCCCTGCCCATTAAAAATACTTGTCCCGAATTTAAACAGAATAAGCTCTTTTGCATACTGATCAAAGGTATTCACCCGCAATCTGGGACTAAAATGTAACAAATTTTATAACCGTGCCTCAGTGCCACCAAATGCGGCCCAAGCCATCACCATGGTTAGTTAACCTGGAATACCCTCTACCCTGTAACCTCTTTAGCTTCCATGATTCGCTGGTATTTCGCGACTTTAATCCGGCTTTTACAGACCCGTATGGAAGGATTTATATCACTAAAAATGTAATTTGAAAACAGGATATTGAGAAAATATGGCGAAACCTCCAGTAAAAGCCTGAAGGGGGTTTTGATAGATTCTACGATCTATCCTGGCCCGTAATCCTTTTCTATTCTGTTTAGAAGTCTATATCTTTTCAAAATAATGAAGATGTATTATCAACCGAACATCCTGAGTGCTTGCAAGATTGATAAAAGGGTGTTTATTACGCCCTTTCATTTCCCGAAGGGATAAATCCGGAAAAGATTAACGCTGTTATTATTGAAGACAAACCTTATTTTGCCGGGGGTTTTCAGTAATATCTTAGAGAGGAAAGGCCAGACGTGGTAAAACGGTAAAAGCTCAATGAAAAAGGAGAGTTACTCTCATGTATCCTGATTCAAAAGGTAAAAGCGCAAGTTTATCAATACCTGAACTTAAGATGCCAATCCCGACAAACCCGGTTGTTTATGTCACTTTGCGCGCACTTTACGCGCACTTTACGCGGGAGGTCTTGATTTTCACTGGACATCGGATTCTTATGGCCGGCTGCACTACTACTATGAATCAAAGGATGGATATATCAACATCTTCTGTGACCCTCCATATAAAGGATACCCTTTCTGGCCCGAGGAAGCCCTAAAAAAAAGCTACCTCTCTCCAAAAAATCTACATGAATCCCCGCTGGAACTTTATATACTCCGGAATTCTCAGGAATACCGTTAGAAAATTATCAGTAGAAACAGCAGATGTTTATTTGATTCTACTGAGTAAGATAGCACAGCTTAAAAATCCCGGTTATGACATTGCCCAAATAAGCCTGGAAGAAATCGCTGAATACCGGTCGGTAAAGGTGCGTAACGGCAGCAGGCAAAAGCTAATCAATGATTTAAAAGAAAATGTGTTACTCCTTGCCGACCTGAGATTAACAATGACCTGGCAGGATTATAAAAATCGCGGGAAAATGACCTTTGGTAGGGAACGGCCCGATAGACTGCTTGATATTGTGGACGTAAGCTATAAAAGAGGTAAACACGAGTGGAAGTCTTTCGGGTTTCGTTGTGGCCAAGCCCTGGCAGCTTTTTTAAACCCGGACGGCTTACGCTGGATAGGCTATTACAGTACTGCTTTACTTCGATTGGACCCTTACCATGAGGCTTTCACTAAGAAGATAGGGACGTACTGGATATTACTTGGTATAACAGCCGGAAAAAAAGGGATGTATCCTCGTGCTTCACCTCAAACTATACTTGATTTCTGCGGAAAAACAGCCAACTACCGTAATCCCGGGCAATCAGTAGATGCTTTTATTAAGGCTCATGTTCGGCTGCAGCAAATAGGAGTGCTGGAGGATATCCCTGCCCTGGAACCACCTAATAGAATTAAAGGATATTTTAATAGTTGGCTAGATACTCCATTAAGTGTCAAATTGTCATCTGATTTCAGGAAAAAATAAAAATACCGAATCAAAAAAATGAGAATGCACAACTGCAGGCTGTGATTACAGTGAATTACAGGGAGCTACAGGTTAATCCCAAGGCAATAAGGGAGTTTAGGACCAAATATGGTTTAAACCAAAACGAATTGGCCCAGGTTCTAGGCATTACCAGGCAAAACCTTTCTTACTACGAGAGAGAGATACGTGCCTTACCTGAAAAAATAGCTATGCGAATACTTAAAATATGGGAGCAGAAATCCAAGTTCTAAGAAACCTATCCTCAGAGGATAGGTTTCTTTCTGTTAACAGACTACATGCAAAATTAATGGTTACGCAAAATGTTAAATATTTTTCAATTTATTTATGACGCAAAATGACCTATCAATCCTACAAGCTTATGACTAAAGTTAACCTATCAAGTGATTAATATAAACCGATATAGTGAGAATGTTAAATGAAATGTCATCCTATAGTCTCAAAATAGTGCGGTAAGAAGATGTTAACAAAGTAAATAAGTTAAATAAGTTTTAACAAAATTTTGCCTTATCGTTAGATACCCTATCAAATGATAAAGTAATATGGAAATTTCATCTCAAAAGAATTAAGGAGGTTTGAAGCCATGAATTTACCTAATATCGAAATTCGTTATACCCCTAAGGAGGAATTGACCTCCAGGATCAGCAGGTTTCAGCAGAGCCTTTTGGAGAAAGACATTGATGGTGCATTAATACTACAGAAGGCAGATTTGTTCTATTTCAGCGGCACATGTCAAAATGCCCATCTGTTTATTCCCGCCCATGGTGAGCCGGTTTTAATTGTGAGGAAAAGTTTAAAAAGGGCAAAAGAGGAAAGTGCTCTTGACAATATAATTACCCAACATCCCAAGGATATGTTTAAAAATATAATTAATTTAGTAGGTAGTAAGGGAAGAATAGGCTTGGAGATGGATGTGCTTCCGGCCAAATTATTCTTAAAATATCAAAGTGCATTATCTCCTTTGGAAGTTGTTGACGCTTCCAATATCATTCGTAAGGCAAGGATGATAAAGTCACTTTATGAAATAGATAGGCTTAGGGAGACAGCACGCCTCAATAACTTGATGTTCTCAGAAATATCGAATGTTTTGAAAGAAGGCATAACCGAGGTGGAACTGGCGAGCAAGCTGGAGTCTGTTTACAGAATTAATGGCCATCAGGGAGCCATTCGCATGAGAGGTTTCAATCAAGAATTATTTTATGGTCATTTGATGTCAGGATGGAATTTATCATACCCCAGCTTTTTTGACGGCCCCACCGGTGGTACCGGGCTCAACCCGTCATATCCGCAAAGTGCCGGGTTTAAAGTCATAGGCCGCAATGAACCTGTGATGGTGGATTATGTAGGAAACCTCAACGGTTATATGGTTGATCAAGCAAGAATTTTCTGTATCGGATCGTTACCCGACAAGCTTGTCAAAGCCTATGATGTTGCCCTGCAGATTAGGGACAAAGTAGCAGAGGCAGCTAAACCGGGTGTTAACGGAAAAGACCTTTTTGAAACTGCCTACAATATAGCTGCAAAAAACGGCTTCCAGGACCATTTTATGGGCTATGAGGATAGGATAAGTTTCATTGCCCACGGTATAGGAATAGAGCTCGACGAATTGCCGGTTCTGGCCAAGAACTTTGACATGGTTCTCCAATCAGGCATGGTGTTTGCCATGGAGCCTAAGTTTATATTCCCCGAAGAAGGGGCTGTGGGAATCGAAGATACATTTGTAGTTACTGATGAGGGTCTGGAGCAGATCTCATACTTTGATGATTCTATTCATTGTTTGCCAATCCTCAGATGATCCCCACCTCTTGACCTGCCCGGGCAAAGGCGGCAAGGCACCTGTCCAGATCTTCCCGGATATGGGTGGCCATTACCGTAACCCTGACCCTGCTGGTACCCGGCGGCACCGTGGGCGGTCTTATCCCCGGAGCAAAGACGCCCAGGGAAAATAGTTTTTCTGCCATTTGCATGGTTTTGTCCGCATCACCTATGAAAACGGGTATTATGGGCGATTCTTCAGCTAAAATGGAAAAACCCATTTGTTTAAGCCCAGTCCTTAGGTACTGGGCATTAAAATGCAAGTCCTGCAAAATTTTAGGATTATCCCGGATTATCTGAAAGGCTTCCATGGCAGAAGCAATTACAGACGGGGGCAGGGCTGTGGAAAAAATGAAGCTGCGTGCTTTGTTTCTAAGATAGTCAATTAGTTCGCGGGAACCGGCAATATAACCGCCGACACTGCCCACTGCCTTGCTCAAGGTTCCCATTTGTATATGAACCTTGCCTTCCAGGCCAAAATGATCCGCCGTTCCCGCACCCCGGCGCCCCAAAACTCCGGTGGCATGGGCATCATCCACCATCAACAAGGCGTTGTATTCTTCGGCCAGTTCCACCAGCCGGGGCAGCGGGGCCAGGTCGCCGTCCATGCTGAAAACCCCATCGGTTACGATAAGACGCCGGCGGTAACCGTGGGCCTGCTGCAGCAATTTTTCCAGGGCGGTGGTATCTTTATGAGGGAAAATCTTAGCTTTCGCTCGACTGAGCCGGCACCCGTCGATAATACTGGCATGATTAAGCTCATCGCTGAAGATGATATCTTCTTTTCCGGCCAGAGCGGTTATCGCTCCCAGGTTGGCCATGTACCCCGTATTGAAAACTATGGCTGCCGGAGCATTTTTAAAGCGGGCAATGATATTCTCCAGTTCTTTATGCAGCTTTAAATTGCCGGTGGTTAAACGTGATCCCCCTGCACCGGTGCCCCAGCGTTCTATGGCCTCCATGGCTGCTGCTTTTAGCCGGGGATGCTCGGTAAGCCCCAGGTAGTTATTGGAGGAAAACAATAGGCAGCTTTGACCGTTAACCACCGTGCGGGAAGCCTGGGAATCGTCCATTGTATTCAGCCGGCGGTAGAGGTCATGCCGCTCAAGATAACACAGTTCTTCTTTGATGAATTTCATTTAATCTTATGCTCCTTTTGAGCTCTTCCAGAGTGATTTCCCCGTGAACAGGGCCCAGTGCTGTGATTATGTATATTTTCTGCTCCAGTTTTCCAATTATGTCTTTCGGTTTCGCCCGGCCGGGGTCAACGAAAAAAATCCTGCCGCCACGGCGGTTGCCCCTTGCTTTTAAATGGGGGAACCGGATATAGCCTGTGTCTGCCGCAGCAACGTAGCCGGCTGTATAACCAGGGTCGTCCGACCAGCATAATTCGGCCACTATTCCGGGAAGATTGGCTACCTTGGTGGCCAGGCACAGTGCTTCCCGGACGTGGTCGTTATTTAAACCAAACTCATCTAACTGCTCAGATAGATCTGGGGTCACATCCGGGTGGTAGTCCATGCGAGAGGCCCTGACACCCCGGCCCGGGTCAGCTTCCAGGCGACGCCCCGTATTTATATCCAGCAAAATAGCCCCCCGCATGTTTTCACCGGTGCCGGAGGGGCTGTCCCCCAAAAGGCAGGAAAAACCTTTTTCAATTACCCGGGGTGGTATTCCCTTCAGCTCCAATACCTTGACGGCCAACCTACGGCCTTCCGGATAATCCCGGCAACCCAAGGTATAAACCGGAAGGGAAGTTACCCTATTAACCTCCCTTCCGGATAAAGATTCAACGGTTATATTAATAAAATCGGGACGACCCAGTTGATGTTTTTCGGCCCGGGAATACAGCTGTTGCAAAACAGCCGGAATTTTGTCTTTCGGAACTATTCTTTCCGCTCCGGAGATATGTCTGCCCCCGTCCTCATGGGCACCACCCCGGGCTGCCCGCATTCTGATGCTATACAGATTTTGCATTATTTTTTCTCCTTGATATTGTTAACCGAACCATGAACCAGGTTTACATTTTAGGGATAAAACCTGCAAGAAATTCTACCAGAATTCAAGAACATTGTAAACCTCAAAGCAATCCAGGGTTTATATTTACCCTGTTAGTGAACTCGTTCAGCTAAAAGCTGAACACCAGGGCTTCAGATAGGATTCCACCTTACCGCTTCCTTTGTACAAGTCCAATGTTTATAATATTTTCAAGTAAAGTTTCAAGCGGCAATCTAACCTCGTTATTGGCACGGGGTTTGCTGATATTGTGCTGTTAATGGCACCTTGAATTAGCAACAGTGGCGACGGGTTAGCGGATATCAAGCACGGAGGAAATGAAAAGATCTGGGCATTTTTTTAGGTGGTATCTACGAGTTAAATATCCCTGCCCCCTGTCACTGAAGCAGCTGAAAAACCGGGGGTTTTTAAGGTTTGAACATTTTACTGGTAAAAGAAAACTGCAGTAACCGCTCCTATTTGGGAAAGCTCTTGCGGGAAAAAGGTTTCTGTGTGGCCGAGTGCGGTAGTGGCCGTGAGGCCTTAGAGACATTTAGCGCGGGAAAATTTGATATGGTTCTTTCCGACGTTAAGATGCCAAAAATGGATGGTATTCACCTTTTACATGAACTGTCTGCGTTGACCCGGAATTTGGATATGGTGCTCTTTACGGGGCACAGTGAACTTAAGATAGCCCTTGAGGCCCTACAAGCCGGGGCCTCTGATTATTTATTAAAACCTTTTAACATAACCGAACTGTTGGCAGTGATAGAACGGGTTTCCAAGCGCCGTGCGGACATTCAAAAGGACAAGGATAAGAGTAAAAAATCAAAGAGGGGTGCCGGGGGTGTCGCCGGCCAACCTAAGAGTAGATCAAACCACTGGGAAATAGCAGATTCCTGGAATGGGGTAACCGGAAAAGTATATGCTATTTCGAATGTTATGAAAGATATTTTTGCCAAGGCCGAAAAGCTGCACACTGATCGTTCCATACCGGTTTTGATTCAAGGTGAGACGGGTACAGGCAAAGAATTGGTGGCTAAACACATCCACCACGGCAGCGGCATTGATCCTGCACCATTTATCGATATTAACTGTGCCGCGCTTAATTCCACTATCTTTGAGAGCGAGCTTTTCGGTTACGAGCCAGGAGCCTTTACGGGGGGACTCCCCAAAGGACAAAAGGGGAAATTAGATATGGCCCGAGGAGGAACAATTTTCCTGGACGAAATATCCGAGTTGTCTGTTGGCCTGCAGGCCAAGTTACTGCGCTTTATACAGGAAAAGGAGTTTTACCGGGTGGGCGGTCTTAAGAAAATAAAGGCCGATGTAAGAATTATTTGTGCAACCAATGAGGATATTGAGAAAAAGGTGTGGGAAGGAGCCTTTAGAAAGGACCTTTTCTACCGGATTAATCTTGGTCGAATATTAATCCCTCCGTTAAAAGAGCGCACGACAGAAATATTACCCCTGGCAGAGGCGTTTTTAAAGGAGATTTCCGCCCAAAGGGGTAAAAGCTTTGAAAGAATAACCGACCCTGCAGCAAAGATAATGCTGTCTTACAACTGGCCCGGTAACGTAAGGGAGCTTAGAAATACCATAGAATGGGTGGTATTTATGTACAACGATACTAAAGTCGAGCCCGGTTACCTGGATAAAATGCATTTTCTTAAACAGAGTCCAGGCAGCCCTTTGAAAACCGGTGATTCTTTGTATGTAGATTTAAATACGCTACACCTGCCGGAAGGAAGTCTGGACTTGGAGAGCCTCTTTAATAGGATCATTATTGAGGCCCTTAATAAGCACCGGGGCAATAAGGCTCAAACAGCGCGTTACCTGGGCATATCCCGTCATTCTCTTTACACCAGGCTGGAAAAAATTAAAAGGCAAAAGAAATGATTGCACCTCACAGGTGTCCCCTTTCGATCACCTGGTGTTTTAGGGACATATTCTATTTGTAAAAATTCTTTCTTCAAAGTTACAAAATAAGTTTTAAAAAAATGTACTCTTAACGCTGAAAGTAAAAAACCACATTCTTCAACAATATTCTAGAAAAACTTGCCACATGTGGCAAGTTTTTTGCTTTTATTTAAGAAGTGAACTCGTTTAGCTAAAGCTGAGATATAGGGACTTCAGGTGGGGATTCCACCCCACCTGAAGTAAAAAGAGGAACTCCCACTTCTATAAGCGGGAATCTTAAGAATTTAGATAACCTTTGACGGGGGGAAAGATATGTTCTTTATACAGCATGGCTAAAGCCAGTACTCTTAGCATTGATGCGGTTGCTTTTCAGTATTAATTATTCTAATTTAGGAGGAACCAAACTAAAATGAGCAGTTTAAAAAGCAAAGTTGACGGCATGCCGGAAAAGTTGTTAAAAGTTAAGTTCGGCTTAAACTCGAAGGTTGCCCTGGCAGTAATACTTACTATACTGATAAGTTCTCCCATATCACAATTCATTAATATGCAACTAATGAAATTTAATTTTTTCTCCGGCACTATTGCTACTTATACTACCTCACTGGTAAACCTCATAGTCACAGTGTGTGTGATGTTGTTTTTTTGCAGACGGTTTATCCTGCGTCACGTGAGGGAATTGTTGGCTAAGATAGATGAAATGGCGAGTCAGGAAGGTGACCTGACCCAGCGTATTGAGATCCATACCGGCGACGAACTGGAAGCGCTGGGTAAGGCCACCAACCGCTTGATAGACTCCATGACCGTAATCATAACGGAAATACGGAACAACTCTGATCAACTGGCATCCCACAGCCGGGAAATGGCTTCCTCCAGTGAAGAGGTGAGTGCCGCCGTGGAAGAAGTAGCCAGTACCACCGGTGATCTGGCGTCCACCTCCGATCAGGGGGCGGAAAACGCCGGGGCAGCGGCCCGGGAGTCCGAGCAGGTACAGCAGGTGGCCGAGGATGGCAATAACGCGGTGAAAGAAACGGTGGAAAAGATAAACTCCATTTCTCACGCGTCCCAGACCGTGGCTACAGCCATTAAAAAACTGGGTGAGCAGTCCGGTCATATCGGAGAAATTAGCAACACTATAACCAACATCGCCGACCAAACCAACCTATTGGCCCTTAACGCAGCCATTGAAGCGGCACGTGCCGGGGAACACGGCCGCGGATTTGCCGTGGTGGCTGAGGAGGTGCGCAAGCTCGCCGAACAAGCGGCAGGAGCTGCCGGAGACATTACCGGGCTTATTGAGAAGATACAGGTGGGGGTAGATGAAGCGGTAACGGCCATGGACAGTGGAGTGGCAGAGGTGGAAGAAGGAGTTCAAGTAGCCGAAAAGGCCCGTTCTGCCCTGGATCAGATTATCAGGGCGGTGGAAAAAAACACTAAATTAATCAAGGACGTGGCGGCGGGAGTTGACCGGATAAACGACGGAAGTCAACAGCTTTCAGCCTCCGGCCAGCAAATCACCTCCACCGTCCAGCAGGTGTCCAGCGTGGCTCAGGAAGTTGCCGGTATTGCGGATACCTTACATAATACCGTTGCCCGGTTTAAGATTGAGAAATAATGAAAAATTTTGATGCCAGGCACTGGTTTCTTGCATTTTTGAGGACATTGTTATGGACAAGGGGGCTTTGCTATATTGACCAATAGTTATAGCCAGGGCTTGGATGTGTGGGATATTCTTTCAGATGTTACCTCCGATGTACTCGAGCGGACATTGGCCGCGAGGGATTTAGTTACCGGACAACATGCCCGCCGCATGCAAGGACTGGTAGCAGCATTTGCAGCCGGCATGGGACTGTCCGAGAATAATATTTATCAATTGCGTCTTTTGGCCCGGCTGCATGATATCGGAAAAATAGGTATTCCAGACAGTATTCTTTGCAAGCATGGCCCACTAACCCTTGAAGAAAGGATGATTATGCAGAGGCATTCGGAAATTGGCTGCCGCCTGGTACAGGGAATACCGGGGTTTGGCCGGATTCCGGAC
This is a stretch of genomic DNA from Bacillota bacterium. It encodes these proteins:
- the fabF gene encoding beta-ketoacyl-ACP synthase II, with product MQNRVVVTGLGVISPIGTGKNNFRTALEKGKVGVDKLTRFDASGYRTGIAAEVKDFKADKYMDAEMAGRMPGFCQFALGAASEAIADAGLNTEKEDRQRMGVFMGTSRGGIAALEEFETQAGSLEDLQPGSTSTYPFLYCFPNAATSVVAGMAGAQGPSGTVMVACASGSAVIGNAFRVLQRGDADVIIAGGTEAPLSPLIFAGTCASRAMSTLNESPQKASRPFDKNRDGYVMGEGAGMVVLETLQHALNRDATIYGEITGYGLTCDAYHITAPDPDGRGGAGAMSLALSEGGVSPADVDYLNAHGTSTLLNDRNETLSIKQVFGTHAYSLPVSSTKSMTGHLLGAAGAVEFIACLLAMENSFIPPTVNYETPDLECDLDFVPNRARKCNLNLVMSNSLGFGGHNASLLIKKYVD
- a CDS encoding 3-oxoacyl-ACP reductase FabG; protein product: MENHSQVALVTGGARGIGAAIVHKLAAGGFNVVINYKNSSQAANQLAQEVTSRYKIKALPCRADVFLSGDVAEMISRVKEEWGRIDVLVNNAGIARDALLARMTEDDWDQVINTNLKGVFNCTKAVLKTMQKQCRGRVINIASVVGQKGQMGQSNYAAAKAGVIAFSKSLALELARWDIKVNVVVPCFTETDMTAKLSAGARERILAHIPSGRPGSPQDVANMVNFLTSEEAGYISGQVFNVDCRVV
- a CDS encoding 3-hydroxyacyl-[acyl-carrier-protein] dehydratase FabZ; translation: MDVREIEGIIPHRYPFLLVEGISELIPGSWAVGHKRVSAGEFFLQDGPGGKQVLPRALVLEAMAQVGAVAFLSHPLYRGKSTLLAGINEAAFMRDVAAGDEIRLEAEVTKIKGNIGKRKCRALVRDVLVAKADILFALI
- the bioD gene encoding dethiobiotin synthase; this encodes MRGFFITGTDTGVGKTACTAGLAANLKQRGFDVGIMKPVQTGSEKTCNGLVSVDALFTMIVAEISDPVELVSPYRLEPPLAPSIAAQISGVNIEVHKIDHAYRELCKRHRFMLVEGAGGIMVPVTGRFLMADLVKMLNLPVLIVARPGLGTVNHTLLTIEYAKSRDIQVAGIIINGLNESEAGPAEKTNPGLIEELSGVPVVGIIPYDADLDVDTYKPGRITELVGAGINWEKMSLPGPEGDNHGCKGN
- a CDS encoding helix-turn-helix transcriptional regulator; this encodes MKIPNQKNENAQLQAVITVNYRELQVNPKAIREFRTKYGLNQNELAQVLGITRQNLSYYEREIRALPEKIAMRILKIWEQKSKF
- a CDS encoding aminopeptidase P family protein, producing MNLPNIEIRYTPKEELTSRISRFQQSLLEKDIDGALILQKADLFYFSGTCQNAHLFIPAHGEPVLIVRKSLKRAKEESALDNIITQHPKDMFKNIINLVGSKGRIGLEMDVLPAKLFLKYQSALSPLEVVDASNIIRKARMIKSLYEIDRLRETARLNNLMFSEISNVLKEGITEVELASKLESVYRINGHQGAIRMRGFNQELFYGHLMSGWNLSYPSFFDGPTGGTGLNPSYPQSAGFKVIGRNEPVMVDYVGNLNGYMVDQARIFCIGSLPDKLVKAYDVALQIRDKVAEAAKPGVNGKDLFETAYNIAAKNGFQDHFMGYEDRISFIAHGIGIELDELPVLAKNFDMVLQSGMVFAMEPKFIFPEEGAVGIEDTFVVTDEGLEQISYFDDSIHCLPILR
- the bioF gene encoding 8-amino-7-oxononanoate synthase; translated protein: MKFIKEELCYLERHDLYRRLNTMDDSQASRTVVNGQSCLLFSSNNYLGLTEHPRLKAAAMEAIERWGTGAGGSRLTTGNLKLHKELENIIARFKNAPAAIVFNTGYMANLGAITALAGKEDIIFSDELNHASIIDGCRLSRAKAKIFPHKDTTALEKLLQQAHGYRRRLIVTDGVFSMDGDLAPLPRLVELAEEYNALLMVDDAHATGVLGRRGAGTADHFGLEGKVHIQMGTLSKAVGSVGGYIAGSRELIDYLRNKARSFIFSTALPPSVIASAMEAFQIIRDNPKILQDLHFNAQYLRTGLKQMGFSILAEESPIIPVFIGDADKTMQMAEKLFSLGVFAPGIRPPTVPPGTSRVRVTVMATHIREDLDRCLAAFARAGQEVGII
- a CDS encoding 6-carboxyhexanoate--CoA ligase; the protein is MQNLYSIRMRAARGGAHEDGGRHISGAERIVPKDKIPAVLQQLYSRAEKHQLGRPDFINITVESLSGREVNRVTSLPVYTLGCRDYPEGRRLAVKVLELKGIPPRVIEKGFSCLLGDSPSGTGENMRGAILLDINTGRRLEADPGRGVRASRMDYHPDVTPDLSEQLDEFGLNNDHVREALCLATKVANLPGIVAELCWSDDPGYTAGYVAAADTGYIRFPHLKARGNRRGGRIFFVDPGRAKPKDIIGKLEQKIYIITALGPVHGEITLEELKRSIRLNEIHQRRTVLS
- a CDS encoding sigma-54-dependent Fis family transcriptional regulator, with translation MNILLVKENCSNRSYLGKLLREKGFCVAECGSGREALETFSAGKFDMVLSDVKMPKMDGIHLLHELSALTRNLDMVLFTGHSELKIALEALQAGASDYLLKPFNITELLAVIERVSKRRADIQKDKDKSKKSKRGAGGVAGQPKSRSNHWEIADSWNGVTGKVYAISNVMKDIFAKAEKLHTDRSIPVLIQGETGTGKELVAKHIHHGSGIDPAPFIDINCAALNSTIFESELFGYEPGAFTGGLPKGQKGKLDMARGGTIFLDEISELSVGLQAKLLRFIQEKEFYRVGGLKKIKADVRIICATNEDIEKKVWEGAFRKDLFYRINLGRILIPPLKERTTEILPLAEAFLKEISAQRGKSFERITDPAAKIMLSYNWPGNVRELRNTIEWVVFMYNDTKVEPGYLDKMHFLKQSPGSPLKTGDSLYVDLNTLHLPEGSLDLESLFNRIIIEALNKHRGNKAQTARYLGISRHSLYTRLEKIKRQKK